Proteins encoded by one window of Mycolicibacterium sp. ND9-15:
- a CDS encoding NAD-dependent epimerase/dehydratase family protein, with product MRVLVAGATSVPGVPLLRELTSRGHEVVGLTRSSSKTAQIATAGAKPMVVDVFDADGVDKAVADVGPEVVVSLLTTLPKHGPMRVRDFEPARKLWGLGAPNLLAAAQRAGVRRIVAESVIFAYGYSASGPALMDESNPYPGPPPPGGDAMLAAMRGMEQKILSSAEESDTEGIVLRYGAFYGPGVPHDEMFTRMARWRVALDMGGSGIVGWAHIDDVATATADALDRGRGGQIYNIVDDRPQSFNDYTRELAEKLGRRRYLRIPRTLVKLVAPYGVAAFGDTWLPLSNAKAKTELGWTPIRR from the coding sequence ATGCGCGTACTGGTAGCCGGCGCGACGAGTGTGCCGGGTGTTCCGTTGTTGCGGGAGCTGACCTCTCGCGGTCACGAGGTGGTCGGACTGACCCGGTCGTCGTCCAAAACGGCGCAGATAGCAACAGCGGGAGCCAAGCCCATGGTGGTCGACGTCTTCGATGCCGACGGCGTCGACAAGGCGGTCGCGGATGTCGGCCCGGAAGTGGTGGTGTCGCTGTTGACCACATTGCCGAAGCATGGACCCATGCGGGTCAGGGATTTCGAGCCTGCGCGAAAGTTGTGGGGGCTCGGTGCGCCCAACCTCCTGGCGGCCGCGCAGCGTGCCGGTGTGCGGCGCATCGTCGCCGAGTCGGTGATTTTCGCCTACGGCTATTCGGCTTCGGGTCCGGCGCTGATGGACGAGAGCAATCCGTATCCCGGTCCGCCGCCGCCCGGCGGGGACGCGATGCTGGCGGCGATGCGCGGGATGGAGCAGAAGATTCTGTCCTCCGCCGAGGAGAGTGACACCGAGGGAATCGTGTTGCGCTACGGGGCTTTCTACGGACCGGGCGTACCGCACGACGAGATGTTCACGCGGATGGCGAGATGGCGTGTGGCGTTGGACATGGGTGGCTCGGGGATCGTGGGCTGGGCCCACATCGACGACGTCGCAACGGCCACCGCGGATGCGCTCGACCGCGGTCGGGGCGGGCAGATCTACAACATTGTCGACGACCGCCCGCAGTCCTTCAACGACTACACGCGAGAACTGGCCGAAAAGCTGGGGCGACGCCGGTATCTGCGCATCCCGCGCACACTGGTCAAGCTCGTGGCACCGTACGGGGTGGCTGCGTTCGGCGACACCTGGCTGCCTCTATCGAATGCCAAGGCCAAGACCGAATTGGGATGGACCCCTATTCGCCGGTGA
- a CDS encoding crotonase/enoyl-CoA hydratase family protein, which translates to MGEAYESVTVDVSDHVARVTLIGPGKGNAMGPAFWAELPDVFGTLDDDPEVRAIVLTGSGKNFSYGLDLVAMGGSLPGLDAGAKGRLGFHTTLQKMQGAINAVADCRTPTIASVHGWCIGGGVDLISAVDIRYASADAKFSVREVKLAIVADVGSLARLPLILSDGHLRELTLTGKDIDAARAERIGLVNDVYDDGDSALAAAHATAAEIAANPPLTVRGVKDVLDQQRIARVSESLRYVAAWNSAFLPSKDLGEAVTAMFEKRPPNFTGE; encoded by the coding sequence ATGGGCGAGGCTTACGAATCCGTCACCGTCGACGTCTCCGACCACGTCGCCCGGGTGACGTTGATCGGTCCAGGCAAGGGCAACGCCATGGGCCCGGCGTTCTGGGCCGAGTTGCCCGACGTGTTCGGCACGCTGGACGACGATCCGGAGGTCCGCGCCATCGTGCTGACCGGATCCGGTAAGAACTTCAGCTACGGACTGGATCTGGTCGCGATGGGCGGCAGCCTGCCCGGCCTGGACGCCGGCGCGAAGGGTCGACTCGGCTTCCACACCACGCTGCAGAAGATGCAGGGCGCGATCAACGCGGTCGCAGACTGCCGCACGCCCACCATCGCCTCGGTGCACGGTTGGTGCATCGGCGGGGGCGTGGATCTGATCAGCGCGGTGGACATCCGCTATGCCAGCGCCGATGCCAAGTTCTCTGTGCGCGAGGTGAAACTGGCGATCGTTGCCGATGTCGGCTCGCTGGCCAGGCTGCCGCTGATCCTGTCCGATGGCCATCTGCGCGAGTTGACGCTGACCGGTAAGGACATCGACGCGGCACGCGCCGAGAGGATCGGTTTGGTCAACGACGTGTACGACGATGGCGACTCCGCTCTGGCTGCGGCGCATGCAACGGCCGCCGAGATCGCCGCCAATCCGCCGCTGACGGTGCGTGGTGTCAAGGATGTGCTCGACCAGCAGCGCATCGCCCGGGTGTCGGAGAGCCTGCGCTATGTGGCCGCATGGAATTCGGCGTTCCTGCCGTCGAAAGATCTGGGCGAAGCAGTCACCGCGATGTTCGAGAAGCGGCCACCGAACTTCACCGGCGAATAG
- a CDS encoding TIGR03086 family metal-binding protein has translation MPEDLRAGPESPPTDQLRSAEKSFAVLQHVLHGIAADDLHKQTPCREFDVAALTDHLLSSITTIGAMAGAEFTERDRDASVEQQVVFAGRSTLDAWQRRGLDGTVQFGGNEAPANVMVGVLSIEFLVHAWDYAAAVGREVTAPESLSDYLLGLAHKIITPEGRVNVGFDDPIDVAADADALTRLLAYTGRRA, from the coding sequence ATGCCCGAGGACTTGCGCGCAGGACCCGAATCGCCGCCGACCGACCAACTGCGGAGTGCGGAGAAATCGTTCGCCGTATTACAGCACGTGCTGCACGGCATCGCCGCCGACGACCTGCACAAGCAGACCCCGTGCCGCGAGTTCGACGTGGCCGCGCTGACCGATCACCTGCTCAGCTCGATCACAACGATCGGCGCGATGGCGGGCGCGGAGTTCACCGAGCGTGACCGCGACGCGTCAGTCGAGCAGCAGGTGGTGTTCGCGGGCCGGTCCACGCTCGACGCATGGCAGCGCCGTGGCCTGGACGGCACCGTGCAGTTCGGCGGCAACGAGGCACCGGCCAATGTGATGGTCGGTGTGCTCTCGATCGAGTTCCTCGTGCACGCGTGGGATTACGCCGCGGCGGTCGGGCGTGAGGTGACCGCCCCAGAGTCGTTGTCCGACTATTTGCTGGGGCTTGCGCACAAGATCATCACGCCGGAGGGTCGCGTCAACGTCGGTTTCGACGACCCGATCGATGTCGCCGCCGATGCAGATGCGCTGACGCGGTTGCTCGCCTATACCGGTCGGCGGGCGTAG
- a CDS encoding DUF4334 domain-containing protein — MTSTHTARETFTELTERTGQISDEELDAFWATLRPATIDFMLGEWKGGEFHTGHKANGFMERLDWFGKTFHSATDAKPLVCLDADGNKYSNTEAMKGEASLWMEEFRGEVTASMVYDGAPVHDHFKVVDENAVVGIMNGKGALDGTRHLYFYLERV, encoded by the coding sequence ATGACCTCGACCCACACTGCCCGTGAAACGTTCACCGAGCTCACCGAGCGCACCGGGCAGATCTCCGACGAAGAACTCGACGCGTTCTGGGCCACGCTGCGACCGGCCACCATCGACTTCATGCTGGGCGAGTGGAAGGGCGGCGAGTTTCACACCGGGCACAAGGCCAACGGGTTCATGGAACGCCTCGACTGGTTCGGCAAGACCTTCCACTCCGCGACCGACGCCAAGCCGTTGGTGTGCCTGGACGCCGACGGCAACAAGTACTCCAACACCGAGGCGATGAAGGGTGAGGCCAGTCTCTGGATGGAGGAGTTCCGCGGTGAGGTGACGGCCTCGATGGTCTACGACGGCGCGCCGGTGCACGACCACTTCAAGGTCGTCGACGAGAACGCGGTCGTCGGCATCATGAACGGCAAGGGTGCCCTCGACGGGACCAGACACCTGTACTTCTATCTCGAGCGGGTGTGA
- a CDS encoding pyridoxal phosphate-dependent aminotransferase, whose amino-acid sequence MTVRLRPELADLPAYTPGRTVPGAIKIASNETVHPPLPSVRAAIEKAVDGINRYPDNGYVELRERLAKHVDFAPEHVSVGCGSVSLCQQLIQITSTVGDEVLFGWRSFEIYPLQVRTAGATPVPIPLTDHTYDLDAMLAAITDRTRLIFVCNPNNPTGTVAAPDALARFVAAVPPHIVIALDEAYVEYIREPMLPDSFGLVRAHPNLVVLRTFSKAYGLAGLRIGYAVGDPDLIAALGKVYVPFTATSVSQAAAIASLDAADELLERTDFVVAERSRVTAELRDAGYTVPDSQANFVWLPLPGRAQEFAATSAENRIIVRPYGDDGVRVTVAATHENDAFIEFARRWKGST is encoded by the coding sequence GTGACCGTCCGGCTGCGCCCCGAACTGGCTGATCTGCCCGCATACACCCCCGGCAGGACCGTTCCCGGCGCAATCAAGATCGCCAGCAACGAGACCGTGCATCCGCCGTTGCCGAGCGTGCGGGCCGCGATCGAGAAGGCCGTCGACGGCATCAACCGCTATCCCGACAACGGCTACGTCGAACTCCGGGAGCGGCTCGCCAAACACGTCGACTTCGCCCCCGAGCACGTCTCGGTGGGCTGCGGGTCGGTCAGCCTGTGCCAGCAGTTGATCCAGATCACCTCGACCGTCGGCGACGAGGTGTTGTTCGGATGGCGCAGCTTCGAGATCTATCCGCTGCAGGTGCGCACGGCGGGAGCCACGCCCGTCCCAATCCCGCTGACCGACCACACTTACGACCTCGACGCGATGCTGGCCGCGATCACCGACCGCACCCGGCTGATCTTCGTGTGCAACCCGAACAACCCGACGGGCACCGTCGCCGCCCCCGACGCACTGGCCCGCTTCGTCGCCGCGGTGCCGCCGCACATCGTGATCGCGCTCGACGAGGCCTACGTCGAGTACATTCGCGAGCCGATGCTGCCCGACAGCTTCGGCCTGGTCCGTGCTCATCCCAACCTTGTTGTGTTGCGGACGTTTTCGAAGGCCTACGGGCTGGCCGGCCTGCGGATCGGTTACGCGGTGGGCGACCCGGACCTCATCGCCGCGCTCGGCAAGGTGTACGTGCCCTTCACCGCGACCAGCGTGTCGCAGGCCGCCGCGATCGCGTCGCTCGACGCCGCCGACGAACTGCTCGAGCGCACCGACTTCGTCGTCGCCGAGCGCTCCAGGGTGACCGCTGAACTGCGCGACGCCGGCTATACCGTGCCGGATTCCCAGGCCAACTTCGTCTGGCTGCCGCTGCCCGGGCGCGCTCAGGAGTTCGCCGCGACGTCGGCGGAGAACCGCATCATCGTTCGGCCCTACGGCGACGACGGGGTGCGGGTCACTGTCGCCGCAACGCATGAGAACGACGCGTTCATCGAGTTCGCCCGGCGCTGGAAAGGAAGCACATGA